A stretch of the Bacillota bacterium genome encodes the following:
- a CDS encoding methylated-DNA--[protein]-cysteine S-methyltransferase, with protein MAFNGPALRVLTLPEPGHDQAVQALSGPWRLRWGPVGEGLEEVLRHYFSGRGPIDYHGPLDYGNLTPFQAAVMNGMRAIPFGGVVSYGELAASAGRPRAARAAGSVCARNSLPLVVPCHRVVAQGGGLGGFGGGLQMKERLLLLEGIDVKGGRVVGR; from the coding sequence ATGGCCTTCAACGGCCCGGCCCTGAGGGTTCTGACACTGCCTGAGCCCGGGCATGACCAGGCGGTACAAGCCCTGTCGGGACCCTGGCGGCTCCGCTGGGGTCCCGTAGGGGAGGGCCTGGAGGAGGTCCTGAGACACTACTTTTCAGGAAGGGGCCCCATCGACTACCACGGTCCCCTGGACTACGGGAACCTCACTCCCTTCCAGGCTGCGGTGATGAATGGTATGAGGGCCATACCCTTCGGGGGCGTGGTCTCCTACGGGGAGCTTGCCGCGTCCGCGGGGCGCCCCAGGGCTGCCCGGGCCGCCGGCTCCGTTTGTGCCCGCAATTCCCTTCCCCTGGTGGTACCCTGCCACAGGGTGGTGGCCCAAGGCGGGGGCCTCGGTGGGTTCGGGGGCGGGCTACAAATGAAGGAGAGGCTTCTCCTCCTGGAGGGCATAGACGTGAAGGGCGGTCGAGTAGTTGGACGATAG
- a CDS encoding DUF421 domain-containing protein: MVRDVIDIAIRTSILYFFVLFTVRMMGKRSVANLAPFDLAVIIVMGSAAAIPMEDDSIHLLRGIIPVVLLGFFQYLVSVVNLYVRPFEKITQGVPVLLVQNGQVLWKNLKRERVTLEDLRVMLREKEVSDIADVQEARLEPDGRTSVIKKKDASPLTPKNLQELANIRLEAVLEETARSLRTEISQLFAEAEGRRNLS, translated from the coding sequence GTGGTCCGGGATGTCATAGACATAGCCATCCGCACCAGCATCCTTTACTTCTTCGTGCTCTTCACCGTGAGGATGATGGGCAAGCGTTCCGTAGCCAACCTTGCCCCCTTCGACCTGGCTGTCATCATAGTGATGGGTTCCGCCGCGGCCATCCCCATGGAGGATGATAGCATCCACCTGCTCCGGGGGATCATCCCGGTGGTGCTCCTGGGGTTCTTCCAGTACCTGGTGTCCGTGGTGAACCTCTATGTGAGGCCCTTTGAGAAGATCACCCAGGGTGTGCCTGTCCTCCTGGTCCAAAATGGCCAGGTGCTCTGGAAAAACCTGAAGAGAGAGAGGGTTACCCTGGAGGACCTCAGGGTAATGCTCAGGGAGAAGGAGGTTTCTGACATTGCCGATGTCCAGGAGGCTCGCCTGGAGCCAGATGGCAGGACTAGCGTGATCAAGAAGAAGGACGCTTCCCCCCTGACACCCAAGAACCTCCAGGAACTGGCGAACATACGCCTGGAGGCGGTCTTGGAGGAGACGGCCAGGAGCCTTCGCACCGAGATCTCCCAGCTCTTCGCCGAGGCCGAAGGCAGGAGAAACCTCTCCTAG
- the polX gene encoding DNA polymerase/3'-5' exonuclease PolX translates to MKNLEVARAFLEIAGLLEVLGGDPFRIRAYRRAARSVETHQGDLEEMASQGRLQEIPGVGKALSSKIQEVLESGTCRYLEELREKVPVEVLQMMRIPGVGAKTAALIYREMGIVGLDELETAARARKLRDIPGLGEKKEEAIIKGIEALRRHGERVLLGIALPVAEAMAGYLRSLPQAVDARVAGSLRRMKESVKDIDLVVSSWDPLALMEGFVSMPGVKGVIRKGKTESTVATSVGNVDLRVVEPGQFPAALHHFTGSKEHNARLRGIARKAGLGINEYGVFREDGEALGIWTEGGIYHALGMAYVPPELREDLGEVEAALDGHLPQLVGLEDIKGDLHIHSTWSDGVATIGEMAEAARARGYQYLAISDHTSSLKIAGGLDEEGLREQAREIDGINEHMDSFRVLRGTEVDILASGRLDLSDAVLEDLDIVVASIHQGFSQPREVLTERLEGALKNPHVDIIGHPTGRLIGRREPYPVDLERVLDLASRTGTALEINACPDRLDLKDEHARKAASQGVRIAINTDAHDASALPDMRYGVGVARRAWLKPADILNTLDLEDLLDYLG, encoded by the coding sequence TTGAAGAATTTAGAGGTGGCCAGGGCTTTCCTGGAAATTGCCGGTCTTCTGGAGGTCCTGGGAGGGGATCCCTTTAGGATCAGGGCATACCGGAGGGCCGCCCGCAGCGTTGAGACACACCAGGGCGACCTGGAGGAAATGGCCTCCCAGGGGCGACTCCAGGAGATCCCGGGGGTCGGCAAGGCGCTATCCTCCAAGATCCAGGAGGTCCTGGAAAGCGGGACCTGCCGCTACCTGGAGGAACTCCGGGAGAAGGTGCCTGTGGAGGTCCTCCAGATGATGCGGATCCCGGGGGTGGGCGCCAAGACGGCCGCCCTCATCTACCGCGAGATGGGGATAGTAGGCCTGGATGAGCTGGAAACCGCCGCCCGGGCTCGCAAACTCCGGGACATCCCCGGCCTTGGCGAGAAGAAAGAGGAGGCCATCATCAAGGGAATTGAGGCCCTTAGGAGGCACGGGGAGCGTGTGCTGCTGGGGATCGCCCTCCCGGTGGCTGAGGCCATGGCAGGCTACCTAAGGTCACTCCCCCAGGCAGTAGATGCCCGGGTGGCAGGGAGCCTCAGGAGGATGAAAGAGAGCGTCAAGGATATCGACCTTGTGGTGTCATCCTGGGACCCCTTGGCCCTCATGGAGGGTTTCGTGTCCATGCCTGGCGTGAAGGGTGTGATCAGAAAAGGAAAGACTGAATCCACGGTGGCCACGTCCGTGGGCAACGTCGATCTCAGGGTGGTGGAACCAGGCCAGTTTCCTGCAGCACTCCACCACTTCACTGGGTCCAAGGAACACAACGCCCGGCTCAGGGGCATTGCCCGCAAGGCAGGTCTCGGGATCAACGAGTACGGGGTGTTCCGGGAGGATGGGGAGGCGCTGGGCATCTGGACGGAGGGAGGTATCTATCATGCCCTGGGCATGGCCTATGTGCCCCCGGAGCTCAGGGAAGACCTGGGTGAGGTGGAGGCTGCCCTGGATGGCCATTTACCCCAGCTGGTGGGACTGGAGGATATCAAGGGAGACCTTCACATCCACAGCACCTGGTCGGACGGGGTGGCCACCATAGGCGAGATGGCCGAGGCCGCCAGGGCCCGGGGCTACCAGTACCTGGCCATCTCGGACCACACCAGTTCCCTCAAGATAGCAGGGGGCCTTGATGAGGAGGGCCTCAGGGAGCAGGCCCGGGAGATAGACGGGATAAACGAGCACATGGACAGCTTCCGGGTGCTCCGGGGTACCGAGGTGGACATCCTGGCCTCCGGCCGCCTGGATCTCTCTGATGCTGTCCTGGAGGACCTCGATATTGTGGTGGCCAGCATCCACCAGGGCTTCTCACAGCCCCGGGAGGTGTTGACAGAACGGCTGGAGGGTGCCCTGAAAAACCCCCATGTGGACATCATCGGCCACCCCACAGGGCGCCTCATCGGGCGCCGGGAGCCCTACCCGGTGGACCTTGAGCGGGTGTTGGACCTCGCCTCGAGGACCGGAACAGCCCTGGAAATAAACGCCTGCCCAGACCGCCTGGATCTCAAGGATGAACACGCCCGGAAGGCAGCCTCCCAGGGCGTCAGGATAGCCATCAACACAGATGCCCACGATGCATCGGCCCTGCCGGACATGAGGTATGGCGTTGGCGTGGCCAGGAGGGCCTGGCTCAAGCCAGCCGATATCCTTAACACGCTGGACCTGGAGGACCTCCTGGACTACCTGGGGTAG
- the pheT gene encoding phenylalanine--tRNA ligase subunit beta, which translates to MKVPMTWLREFIDTDATAETIAGNLTMAGMEVASLEDVVPEVEGVVAARVLKVESHPDQDLLVVTVRHGEGNCRVVAGAKVGVGQVVPLALPGARLPKGRVIRETSLGGVRSQGMLCSASELLLGEEHREGEGILILEGADPGQDVLEFLDWKDQVMELDLTPNYAHCLSLLGVAREVLVTSGGRPRHRPRKPRESGGPIHGRVTVDILDPGLCPRYSARLFEGVTIAPSPHWMQYRLWASGIRPIDNVVDVTNYVMLELGQPLHAFDFHRLREPAIIVRTARPGERLLTLDGHDRPLDEGMLVIADPLGPVALAGVMGGEDTAVVPGTRCVLLESAAFDARTTGMTSRGLGLRSEASSRFEKGTDVEGTVRALDRAAVLLEGMRAATAAPGVVDEYPGRTGPRVITLRPQRVNEILGTSMPAREVSRILKGLGFGVAREGKAYQVQVPTWRVDVAEEVDLVEEVARIHGYGAIPTTMPQGPSTSGWQPRERAMEGTARDILVSLGLTEVNTYAFSYPGVFDRVRLDPGDPLRNAIALANPLREDQSIMRTILLPSLLEVLEANARRGVEGISVFEVSRVYRPSEGFSERLPGESTVLAVACTGNPRARAWRQRDAQWDFYALKGMLEVLLSRLGLEALWEPSAHPSYARDRQARLSWEGKSLGYAGEAHPAVREAYGLETPVFMAEIDFEALRGKAGFTPRYVPVPRYPAVRRDISVIVPEGFPAEEVARAARLAAGELLEDMVLFDVYDQDPIPAGHRSLAYSLTYRSRERTLTDPEVDAVQGKVRKALAGMGLSLR; encoded by the coding sequence TTGAAGGTACCTATGACTTGGCTGAGGGAGTTCATCGATACGGATGCCACCGCAGAGACCATCGCGGGTAACCTTACCATGGCGGGGATGGAGGTAGCGTCCCTCGAGGATGTCGTCCCGGAGGTGGAGGGCGTTGTGGCCGCCCGGGTGCTCAAGGTAGAGAGTCATCCTGACCAGGACCTCTTGGTGGTGACGGTAAGACATGGTGAGGGCAATTGCCGGGTGGTAGCCGGTGCCAAGGTAGGTGTGGGCCAGGTGGTGCCCCTGGCGCTCCCCGGGGCCCGGCTGCCAAAGGGCAGGGTCATCCGGGAGACCTCGCTGGGCGGAGTCCGCTCCCAGGGGATGTTGTGTTCAGCCAGCGAGCTCCTCCTGGGGGAGGAGCACCGGGAGGGTGAGGGTATCCTTATCCTGGAGGGCGCGGACCCCGGCCAGGACGTCCTGGAGTTCCTGGACTGGAAAGACCAGGTGATGGAGCTGGACCTCACCCCGAACTACGCCCACTGCCTGTCCCTGCTGGGTGTGGCCAGGGAGGTCTTGGTCACCTCGGGGGGCCGCCCCCGTCACAGGCCTCGCAAACCCCGGGAGAGCGGTGGGCCAATCCACGGAAGGGTAACCGTGGACATCCTGGACCCCGGCCTGTGCCCCCGCTACTCAGCGAGACTCTTCGAGGGGGTGACCATAGCACCTTCGCCCCACTGGATGCAGTATCGCCTGTGGGCCTCGGGCATAAGGCCCATCGATAACGTGGTGGATGTGACGAACTATGTCATGCTGGAACTTGGGCAACCCCTTCACGCCTTCGACTTCCACCGGCTGAGGGAGCCCGCCATCATTGTGAGGACAGCCAGGCCGGGCGAGAGGCTTCTTACCCTGGACGGCCATGACCGGCCCTTGGACGAGGGCATGCTGGTGATAGCGGACCCACTAGGCCCTGTGGCCCTGGCAGGGGTCATGGGGGGAGAGGATACCGCCGTGGTGCCGGGCACCAGGTGCGTTCTCCTGGAATCCGCGGCCTTTGACGCCAGGACCACCGGGATGACCTCTAGGGGTCTTGGCCTGCGATCGGAGGCCTCCTCGCGATTCGAGAAGGGAACCGATGTGGAAGGCACCGTCAGGGCGCTGGACAGGGCTGCCGTGCTCCTGGAAGGCATGCGCGCGGCCACGGCCGCGCCAGGGGTGGTAGACGAGTACCCGGGAAGGACAGGTCCCAGGGTGATCACCCTGAGGCCGCAGCGGGTGAATGAGATACTGGGGACCTCCATGCCTGCCAGGGAGGTTAGCCGCATCCTGAAGGGACTGGGCTTCGGCGTGGCCAGGGAGGGCAAGGCCTACCAGGTACAGGTGCCGACCTGGAGGGTGGACGTGGCGGAAGAGGTCGACTTGGTGGAGGAGGTAGCCAGGATCCATGGATACGGCGCCATACCCACGACGATGCCCCAGGGACCCTCAACCTCCGGCTGGCAGCCCAGGGAGCGCGCCATGGAGGGCACCGCCCGGGATATCCTTGTCTCCCTGGGCCTTACTGAGGTGAACACATATGCCTTCTCCTACCCGGGGGTTTTTGACCGGGTGCGCCTGGACCCTGGGGATCCCCTGAGGAACGCCATAGCCCTGGCTAATCCCCTTAGGGAGGACCAGTCCATCATGAGGACCATTCTCCTCCCCAGCCTCCTGGAGGTCCTCGAGGCCAACGCCAGGAGGGGCGTGGAGGGCATCTCGGTTTTCGAGGTATCCCGGGTCTACCGCCCATCGGAGGGGTTTTCGGAGAGACTGCCTGGAGAGTCCACGGTGCTGGCGGTGGCCTGTACTGGCAACCCGCGGGCGAGGGCATGGAGGCAAAGGGATGCCCAGTGGGACTTCTACGCCCTCAAGGGCATGCTGGAGGTGCTCCTTTCCAGGCTGGGGCTGGAGGCCCTATGGGAGCCCTCGGCGCACCCCTCCTATGCCAGGGACAGGCAGGCCCGGCTGTCCTGGGAAGGTAAGAGCCTGGGATACGCCGGTGAGGCACACCCCGCTGTGAGAGAGGCCTACGGCCTGGAAACCCCAGTGTTCATGGCCGAGATAGACTTCGAGGCCCTCCGGGGTAAGGCAGGCTTTACCCCCCGGTATGTCCCGGTGCCCCGCTACCCCGCGGTGCGCAGGGATATCAGCGTGATCGTCCCGGAGGGGTTTCCCGCGGAGGAGGTGGCCAGGGCTGCCAGGCTGGCCGCGGGGGAACTCCTCGAAGACATGGTGTTGTTCGATGTGTATGACCAGGACCCAATCCCGGCGGGCCACCGCAGCCTCGCCTACAGCCTCACCTACCGCTCCAGGGAGAGAACCCTTACGGATCCCGAGGTGGATGCGGTACAGGGCAAGGTGCGCAAGGCCCTGGCAGGGATGGGCCTCAGCCTTCGTTGA
- a CDS encoding phenylalanine--tRNA ligase subunit alpha — protein sequence MDLNDIKTRALKAVKEARSLDDLESARRDFLGRKGDLTVVLRSLGHASPEERPRLGREANEIRGLLEEAIARKTRSLKDEASSGPPLDVTLPGDPPSLGRAHPLRTVLREIEEIFMGLGFEVVEGPEVEFDYYNFVALNFPKGHPARDMQSSFKVSEEVLLRTHTSPVQIRVMEERAPGTPLKVIAPGRVFRRDDDATHSPMFHQIEGLAVGEGITMGDLKGVLLAFAKRMYGEDAQVRFRPSYFPFTEPSAEVDISCSVCMGKGCRTCGDTGWQEILGSGMVHPQVLRNGGYDPEAVTGFAFGMGLERVAMLKYGIDDLRLFFGNDMRFLAQF from the coding sequence ATGGACTTGAATGACATCAAGACAAGGGCCCTGAAAGCGGTAAAGGAGGCCCGGAGCCTGGACGATCTTGAATCAGCCCGCAGGGACTTCCTCGGGAGGAAGGGTGACCTGACCGTCGTCCTAAGAAGCCTGGGGCATGCATCCCCCGAGGAGAGGCCGCGCCTGGGTAGGGAGGCCAACGAGATCAGGGGGCTCCTGGAGGAGGCCATCGCCCGCAAGACCCGAAGCCTGAAGGATGAGGCATCCTCAGGGCCTCCCCTGGACGTTACCCTGCCAGGTGACCCTCCTTCCCTGGGCAGGGCCCACCCCTTGAGAACCGTGCTCAGGGAGATCGAGGAGATCTTCATGGGCCTGGGCTTCGAGGTGGTGGAAGGCCCCGAGGTGGAGTTCGACTACTATAACTTCGTGGCCCTGAACTTCCCCAAGGGTCACCCCGCCAGGGACATGCAATCCTCTTTCAAGGTATCCGAGGAGGTATTGCTGAGGACCCACACATCCCCAGTACAGATCAGGGTCATGGAGGAGAGGGCCCCTGGCACACCCTTGAAGGTGATCGCCCCCGGTAGGGTCTTCCGCAGGGACGACGATGCCACCCATTCCCCCATGTTCCACCAGATCGAGGGGCTGGCGGTGGGGGAGGGCATCACAATGGGGGACCTCAAGGGCGTGCTCCTGGCCTTTGCCAAGAGGATGTACGGGGAGGATGCCCAGGTCCGGTTCCGGCCTAGCTACTTCCCCTTTACCGAGCCCAGCGCCGAGGTGGACATTTCGTGCTCAGTGTGCATGGGGAAGGGCTGCAGGACATGCGGGGACACCGGCTGGCAGGAGATACTGGGTTCGGGGATGGTACACCCCCAGGTGCTCAGGAACGGTGGCTATGACCCCGAGGCTGTCACGGGTTTTGCCTTCGGAATGGGCCTGGAACGCGTGGCCATGCTGAAGTATGGGATTGACGACCTCCGGCTCTTTTTCGGGAACGACATGCGTTTCCTCGCCCAGTTCTGA
- a CDS encoding YqzL family protein: MSTLATLNAEFFWRIFQMTGSITAYLLYRKMYTAVS, translated from the coding sequence GTGAGTACCTTGGCAACCTTGAACGCCGAGTTTTTCTGGCGCATCTTTCAGATGACAGGGTCAATAACAGCTTACCTCCTTTACAGGAAGATGTATACTGCTGTATCATGA
- a CDS encoding NADH:flavin oxidoreductase, translating into MPRLVDPIQVGRASVRNRIVMPPMATESATESGEPTQETLEHYQARARAGVGLIVLEHAYVSTSGRFSRHQLGIHSDGLVPLYRDIVGELHSAGATVALQITHCGSAGTRDLTGSTPLGASAALHPNGTQMPRELPAAEIAGLKEAFLEAALRVDRAGFDMVMVHSAHGYLLSQFLSPLTNKREDIYGGPVASRAALLVVIVQAIKGRAPGLPVIVRLGIQDQYPDSVPPNPNFSGGLTLEDGIEAARLTESAGADLLDISGGMCGSRPSGAPAAYFLPWVERLKPAVDIPVVTTGGIAQAQMADDIVRQGKADMVGVGRAMLKDADWAASAIRTLKNTG; encoded by the coding sequence ATGCCCCGGTTAGTCGACCCTATCCAGGTGGGAAGGGCCAGTGTTAGAAACAGGATCGTCATGCCCCCCATGGCCACGGAAAGCGCCACGGAGTCCGGGGAGCCAACCCAGGAGACACTCGAGCACTACCAGGCCAGGGCCAGGGCGGGCGTGGGTCTCATCGTCTTGGAGCACGCCTACGTCTCCACTAGCGGGAGGTTCTCGCGGCACCAGCTGGGGATCCACAGCGACGGGCTAGTGCCCCTCTACAGGGATATTGTTGGGGAACTCCACAGCGCCGGGGCTACTGTAGCCCTCCAGATTACCCACTGCGGGAGCGCGGGCACCCGGGACCTCACCGGGTCCACACCCTTGGGAGCCTCGGCGGCCCTTCACCCTAACGGCACCCAGATGCCCAGGGAGCTCCCGGCGGCTGAGATCGCCGGACTCAAGGAGGCCTTCCTCGAGGCTGCACTCAGGGTCGATCGTGCCGGGTTCGATATGGTGATGGTGCACTCGGCCCACGGCTACCTGTTGAGCCAGTTCCTTTCACCCTTGACCAACAAGCGGGAAGACATCTATGGCGGCCCAGTGGCCTCCCGGGCGGCACTCCTTGTCGTGATAGTCCAGGCCATCAAGGGGCGGGCCCCCGGGCTCCCGGTTATCGTACGCCTGGGGATCCAGGACCAGTACCCTGACAGCGTACCCCCGAACCCCAACTTCAGCGGGGGCCTTACCCTGGAGGACGGCATCGAAGCGGCGAGGCTCACCGAGTCAGCCGGCGCTGACCTCCTTGACATATCCGGAGGCATGTGCGGCTCCAGGCCCTCAGGGGCACCTGCGGCCTACTTCCTGCCCTGGGTTGAACGGCTCAAGCCCGCGGTGGACATCCCAGTGGTGACCACCGGCGGCATCGCCCAGGCCCAGATGGCCGATGACATAGTGAGGCAGGGCAAGGCCGACATGGTAGGCGTGGGCAGGGCCATGCTGAAGGATGCGGACTGGGCGGCCAGTGCCATCAGGACACTCAAGAACACGGGCTGA
- a CDS encoding aldo/keto reductase, whose translation MERRILGKSGIEVTRLCLGVLPVGPLQLDLPPAQGARVVREALERGINFLDTAEMYRTYTHMEPALEGYRGRVVIASKSTAQTYDGMRKAIEDALRALRLDTVDIFCLHAARSSPSVFSERTGAVECLAKAKEEGLIRAMGITTHSVLTVRAAARLPGIDVIFPMVNLTGFGILDGTRDDMVQAIDDAHRAGKGLYGMKALAGGNYVKRLEEGFSFVMGIPGLASVAVGMSSPAEVRVNVAIFEGRPIPDDPEYSIKEKRLFIFPLICVGCGTCVEVCHNGALSLQGDKVVVDPDLCVLCGYCAPHCKEMAIRVI comes from the coding sequence TTGGAAAGAAGGATCCTTGGAAAGAGCGGCATTGAGGTGACCAGGCTCTGCCTGGGAGTACTCCCCGTTGGGCCTCTTCAGCTAGACCTTCCCCCCGCCCAGGGCGCCAGGGTTGTCCGGGAAGCCCTGGAAAGGGGCATCAACTTCCTGGACACCGCGGAGATGTACCGGACCTACACTCACATGGAGCCCGCCCTGGAGGGATATCGCGGGCGGGTCGTGATTGCCAGCAAGTCCACAGCCCAGACCTACGACGGCATGCGGAAGGCCATCGAGGATGCCTTGAGGGCCCTCAGGCTGGACACGGTGGACATCTTCTGCCTCCACGCCGCGCGCTCTTCTCCCAGTGTGTTCTCCGAGAGGACTGGAGCCGTGGAGTGCCTGGCGAAAGCCAAGGAGGAAGGCCTCATCAGGGCCATGGGAATCACCACCCATTCGGTCCTGACGGTGCGCGCCGCGGCAAGACTGCCGGGGATCGATGTGATCTTCCCCATGGTAAACCTCACGGGCTTCGGCATACTGGACGGGACAAGGGACGACATGGTGCAGGCCATCGACGATGCCCACAGGGCGGGGAAGGGACTGTACGGCATGAAGGCCCTGGCTGGCGGGAACTACGTCAAACGCCTGGAAGAGGGGTTTTCCTTCGTCATGGGCATCCCGGGCCTGGCCTCAGTGGCCGTGGGAATGTCCAGCCCTGCTGAGGTCCGGGTGAACGTGGCCATCTTTGAGGGTAGGCCAATCCCTGATGACCCCGAGTACTCGATAAAGGAGAAGAGGCTCTTCATCTTTCCCTTGATCTGCGTGGGATGCGGCACCTGCGTTGAGGTGTGCCACAATGGGGCCCTGTCCCTCCAGGGGGATAAGGTCGTGGTGGACCCCGATCTCTGTGTTCTCTGTGGCTACTGTGCGCCGCACTGCAAGGAGATGGCCATCAGAGTCATCTAG
- a CDS encoding tripartite tricarboxylate transporter permease, translating into MEDLIAGLFVNLHIENLAMIMVGTIVGVIFGAIPGVGPMEGVALLIPMTYIMTPIQALLFLVALYSAGTYGGSITAVLFRIPGSAEAVMTTLDGYEMAKKGQAGKALGIAISSSAFGGLFGVMVMILLAPILAGIALRFGPAEYFALCVLGLSVMPSVGTSQPTKAVVAGLFGLFLSTVGMDPISGALRFTFGNTALIGGIPFISSMIGLFAATELLNQITTYRKDRRETAAVEKIRSELPGLRELLSLRWTLLRGAIIGTWVGILPGVGATTAAIIGYSQEVRLSKHPERFGTGIAEGIAAPESANNAAVGGAMIPLLSLGIPGSGTTAVMVGAFLIHGLRLGPLLMVEHRPLVYALFGGMLLSNIMMVVVGLVACRYAAKILSIPYPFLATVIASFCIVGSYALGDIYGIWFVISFAIIGYLMGRTGFPTAPVILGYVLGPIAEASFRRAFIIAGGDVLAIVTRPITFVLLLLAVLSFLWPSIAGCTTKRRKGAV; encoded by the coding sequence GTGGAAGATTTGATCGCCGGTTTGTTTGTTAACCTCCACATCGAAAACCTTGCGATGATCATGGTAGGCACTATTGTGGGCGTCATATTTGGTGCAATTCCCGGCGTGGGCCCGATGGAGGGCGTTGCGCTCCTTATACCGATGACATACATAATGACACCTATTCAAGCGCTTCTCTTCCTAGTGGCGCTGTACAGCGCGGGAACGTATGGCGGGTCTATCACCGCGGTCCTTTTCCGCATACCCGGTTCTGCGGAAGCAGTTATGACTACGCTTGACGGATATGAAATGGCCAAGAAAGGACAAGCTGGGAAGGCACTTGGCATTGCCATTAGTTCTTCGGCTTTTGGCGGTCTATTCGGCGTGATGGTGATGATCCTCCTTGCGCCTATCCTGGCAGGCATTGCATTACGTTTCGGACCGGCTGAGTATTTCGCTCTATGTGTTCTCGGGTTATCAGTAATGCCTTCCGTCGGAACAAGTCAGCCCACCAAGGCGGTGGTGGCAGGGCTGTTCGGGCTATTCCTATCTACGGTGGGCATGGATCCAATTTCTGGTGCGTTGCGTTTTACCTTTGGCAATACGGCACTGATTGGAGGCATCCCGTTTATCTCTTCGATGATTGGGCTGTTTGCTGCAACGGAACTCCTGAACCAGATTACCACTTATCGCAAAGACCGTCGTGAGACGGCGGCAGTTGAGAAGATTAGGTCCGAACTTCCAGGATTGAGAGAACTGCTGAGTCTAAGGTGGACTCTCCTGAGGGGTGCCATAATAGGAACCTGGGTGGGGATCTTGCCTGGTGTTGGGGCGACTACCGCCGCTATAATTGGATACAGCCAAGAAGTGAGGCTTTCCAAACATCCAGAAAGGTTTGGCACCGGGATTGCGGAAGGTATTGCAGCTCCTGAAAGCGCAAACAACGCTGCAGTCGGTGGCGCGATGATCCCGTTGCTGAGCCTTGGCATACCTGGAAGCGGCACAACGGCTGTCATGGTTGGTGCTTTTCTCATCCATGGCCTCCGCTTGGGCCCTCTCCTCATGGTGGAACATCGGCCGCTCGTCTATGCACTTTTTGGTGGTATGCTGCTGAGCAACATCATGATGGTTGTCGTGGGCCTTGTTGCCTGCCGGTACGCGGCCAAGATTCTCAGTATTCCCTACCCCTTCCTCGCCACCGTCATAGCTTCTTTCTGCATCGTTGGCTCCTACGCCCTTGGCGACATATACGGCATCTGGTTCGTAATTAGCTTTGCGATTATCGGTTATCTGATGGGCAGGACAGGATTTCCTACAGCACCTGTCATCCTTGGGTATGTACTCGGTCCTATTGCCGAAGCGTCTTTCCGAAGGGCGTTCATCATTGCAGGCGGTGACGTACTCGCGATAGTAACAAGGCCCATCACGTTCGTATTGCTTTTACTGGCAGTACTGTCGTTCTTGTGGCCTTCTATTGCCGGCTGTACCACAAAAAGACGAAAGGGAGCGGTTTAG
- a CDS encoding tripartite tricarboxylate transporter TctB family protein: MKSEILANVVILALGCFFLYLTEHIKGFAHEALGGAFWPRMVLLLLVGLTMFHIIGCLRKRDNARDTETPSGKQSLEMANIRARVVPALLSLVAYGILMKHLGFIISSLIFQAVFLYILERQVSWRNLVVPFVLTSVLFILFVRVMALPLPRGTGIFREFSHLFY, encoded by the coding sequence GTGAAGAGTGAGATCTTGGCCAATGTCGTCATACTTGCTCTTGGGTGTTTCTTCCTTTATCTTACCGAACACATCAAGGGTTTTGCTCATGAAGCTTTGGGCGGTGCCTTCTGGCCTCGTATGGTCCTGCTGTTGCTGGTCGGGCTAACCATGTTTCACATCATAGGCTGCCTTAGAAAGCGTGACAATGCAAGGGACACAGAAACGCCTAGCGGCAAGCAATCTCTGGAGATGGCCAACATAAGAGCTAGGGTGGTCCCAGCCTTGTTGAGCCTAGTGGCCTACGGAATCCTCATGAAGCATTTAGGCTTTATTATTTCAAGCCTCATCTTTCAAGCCGTATTCCTCTACATTTTGGAGAGGCAAGTTTCGTGGCGCAACCTAGTTGTGCCTTTCGTTTTGACTTCTGTGCTGTTTATCCTTTTCGTCAGAGTAATGGCCCTCCCTCTCCCAAGGGGGACAGGCATATTTCGTGAATTCAGCCACCTTTTCTATTGA